ttttaaaaatggagtggtacatcattcaatttagacaataccatttattatttgaaggggtgttcactgaatatttatacttactgaatagcgaacagtgcataccatgatcagactgcatggacgtgtaggctgatcttggtctgcactgttcgcaaaggtataatcacttgctgccagcagctAAGAGTTAATAATGTCGATTTTATGGAAAGttaaacttttagaaattttacaaaagCTACTAGCTCACAGTTTGGGTGggatttttcaacatgttcatttccaccaagtttggaaACGAATGTATACATGACACCAAAAAAATAAGTGTTTGATATTAGTAAAAATGTAAGAGGTATATGATTTCAAAtaaaaagcgttgcaacggtttgcTACCTTCTGTACAATATATCTGgttatttataaaagtattttgCAAAAATAAGTTTGTTACACTAGTCACTGTCAGTgaactcatttttttttgtaattttacagaCTTTTCCCGCTTTAAATATGTGGGTTAGACCCTTTAATCGAGATATTTAGAAAAAACAGTTTGTTATCACGCCAGAGgtcttttaaatgatatataatacCTATGATATAGTCGGTAGAGAAATTAAAGGAGAAAgtacagtttgtgtgtttgttaaaatcatgttttaaaggGATGCTTTCAAACCATACCAATATGGCATTTCAAATACTCACAAATAGGCATTACAAAATTTGCTTTTGTGTTATTgcaaaaacttttacaaatatggtacagacataaaatacatttaataaaacatatcatCTGATGAAGTACTGAAAATCAATtcacataatttttcatttttcaaacttgcagGTTAAAACGAAGTTTGACctgattttatgtaaatatagatATGAAGATAACAAATTAAAAGCTTAGACCTTCTTGATTCTAGATTGGTCACCATGGCCTATTTATTCTTTATAGGCTTAAATTAGCTTGATACAGCGGATGTTACACGTAGTTCAACAGCTTGGTAACATAACTGGTCTACACAAAATCcctttgtacattttgtaagcgAAGATTTCTAGGCTTAGAATAAAGATTTGTGAAATTATGGAATGTTAGAACATATTAGTACTTCGGAAGAGGTCTAATTTCTGGCTGTCTGTAATCCTCTATAATAAAGGTTCTACTCTTATCTATTCCAAATtatatgatacatgtacattcaaaATGTCAGTTTATTAGTCCGTTTAATACTTAGTAGGCATTCTAAAAGCAGTTTTGTATGGAAAGTATATATAACTGAACATGTATTTAAGATTTAAAATAAGTATATGTCTTATTGTGCCTGTAATCGTAAACAGTGTTAATATCACTAGTTTAGGGTCATTTAAGGTTTCAAATGCAGCTTTTGTCACTTTGTATGAAAATCCAAACGGTGCGGAtccaaaaaataaatatgattttgtaGTGTCAGCATTCAGCGCAATTCCATTTGCGACTGATACCGTACAATTAGTGAAAGGTGTTGGTCAGTATATGTCCAGCGTGTCCGGAATAAAGCCGGAAATTTTGACTACACAAGCGACATGGCCGAATGAAGCAGCAGGGGTTCCAGGTACGTAAATATGTTTAACAATTCGTTTTGTCAGCAtcgttctgtacaatacggagctATGTGTGGACAAGTATTTAGCTGAAAAATATACTGGATGCGACAAAAGACGAGTCTGAGATGATATTTCAGCTAGATACCTGTCCAGATATGATCAGAATTGTACATAGCAATATTATCTTTTATgcttaatgttttctttaatcgACATGGGTCTCTACATTTCGGAGATATATATGGATAAATATTAAGCTGAAAACATGCTGGACGCGGCGGAAGACGATTGTGATATTTCAGCTAGTTACGTGTCCAGATATATTCCGTATTGTACATTGCAATGTCATTAAttatatgttttctttaatcTACATCGACCTCTACAATACTGAGATTTATTTGGACACAGCTGAAAAAACATACTGGACGCGACGAAAGACGAGTACATGTATAAGATGATAGCTAGATACGTTTTCAGATATATTCCATGTgaagaacaatgttaaataatctttttataaaacgcctttttttttttgtatattaattAAGACACGGTAAATGTTCGTTCCACCAGCAAATTTATAGCTTTTAACTTTCAGTTATTGTCCCTTAGGAAAGGAAATTTAAAGCATAGATACATGGAAACCTTTACATACACAAGAGATGATTAGTTTACTCTGTTTGCAGATGCTGTTTTTGGAAAACGAATGGTCATTGTCCCGTATGGTTTTATTTTACCATTCAAAACGAATGGTGGTCTGAAATTGATTGATGTATCAAGTGACACACCAGCCGGTCCATATACCATTACCGACGATTCTACTGGGCAATGGTTCTACCATAGAGTACGATGGCATGATATGGACGGGGATGGAGATCTGGATGCTGTCACATGCCACGCTAGAGAGCCAATCTTtggtaataaaaaacaacacagtactcttctctttcttttttgtttgaagATGAATCTTGTTACGGCATTACTGAGTTATTTTTCTGGATTAATTTGAGgtcattttttgataaatgcaGAAACTTATAGGTTTTCAgtctttaacatttttgtaaatgtacTTTTTGTATACACTATTCTCCTCAATATCACGAACATAACCACATCTTAACACCTCAATTTTCACCAGCGTGCAACATAAAGTATATATGGTAATGTTAACAAACGCCGTATTTCTTGAATAAGACAACAACTGATTGGTTAATAAATACTTACGGAATTTCGTATGACATCAGCCAAACCTCTTTTCCAAATTTCAATCATGCACACTTATAATAACTGTTCTAACTAGACGAATGTCGATACACTGTATACGTGTTTATACATATCCTACGAGCGTCCATTTCTAACACCTTCACTTTTTTTGCGATATCAACCCATGATTTTTGAAGCATACGAACGAACAGATTAAAGATTTACATTTCTCCATACCAGGGTCAAAGGCAAGTGAGCTTTTATGGCTAGAGAACCCTAACGGTGACGTAACGTTCCCATGGAAAACTCACGTTCTCGGCGAAGGACCAGACATATTCTTCGAATATACCACTCTCAATTCTACGGACGGTCCTTTAAACTGTATAGTCGTGGCACAGTTTTTCACAAAGGCACTGTCTGTCTACTGGACAACGGATAGCAAAGGCCTTTGGTCAAATACATCAGCGGtaatttcgtgttttttttttttaaaaaaatatctatttacaaaTGTAAAGCTAATACAActtaattaatttttgtttttaacattaaTGACATTATTATGTCTGTCTTATAATTTTGGATGGTATGACTTAACTGTCACTTCTATgaaaattttatattgtttttcaaactATACATGTAATATAGTTGTTATGATTACCAATACGATTATTTCATATGGATATTTTACTTTCATGTTTGAAGGCgtcattgaaaacaatatttgcatctgttttttgtacttttatgttCTGTCTTAAGTAACGAAATAAGTTCGTTAAATTAGTTCGttaaaataaagtgtttattattatcattattattgtttttattgttattattattattatttgtagtAGTATAAATCGTCTATACGTTAAGGCTTTACAAGATACCAAAAACGTTATTTAATTGTGTGCATGACAAATTAAATACCAAATTCGTGTGACTACAGCACGGAAGTCATTGAACTCGCTCGATTTAAAAATATGCTCGCCAGACGCTTGTATTAAAAAAATGTCGCTTGAGCCCAATTCGTTCAACAAATTCAATACTGAAACAATACACATTTGATCTTCCGTATTTTCGTAAGCATGCATATGGAATCTAAACTAATTGGAATTAGaggatatataaaaacaatacattttaaatgaaaactgtcATTTCTCTATAAATGAACCCGCCTTCACTTAGAACCGAAAAATAGTTATAGCTTTAAGATAAAAATGACATGATGACCTTTATCTTATCACATGTTGGTTATGTTAAACCAAGTTGAAGGACAGGGCACTTTCAGACTGTATAAATATTCCATGTCCTTACATAATAAAGTCTTACCACGGCCAATTGTTATGCAAATGTAAACATGTTACATTTTCACAATCTGCCAGGAAGCTAATGTACCGACTGGTAGTATTTCCATTTAATTAATGTTTCCCTCTTAGTTCCTAAAGGACTGAAATCTGCAACAAAATTTTCGCTTTGTAAGTTCATATTCCACTCAGGCTTTCATGACAGAATGTCATTCAGCTGGTCCATCGAAAAATCACAAAAGCACTATTCATTCTAGACCTTAAAGTGTCAGCCTTTGCTAGCAGATATAGATTTACTGCTTAAAAGAATGTTTACAGTGCGAATGCTTTTATAGgaataaagtttgaaaactttGATCTACTAAACTGCCAGATCAAGTAATGTCGTCAGAGCACTTTGAAACCTATCCACGTTTATAGtccattttaatcgacctggcggggcgtggtttcgcgacggtccactgcattattgtgcaggatatgtagtatattcggcaacctgatttcttattcactggccgtctaccttacattgtaaccactgtagctctacctattttgctcgttttttgagacttccattatttgcataagccggagattaactccgccccgccaggtcaaataaaacgcactatatCCTTCTATAACTGCTAATCAACTTAAGAACATAATAAAgcaatatttctattttgatcCAGATTGACatacgttttattattttttgcaggTAAAATCTAGAGTTATAGACGCTA
This Mercenaria mercenaria strain notata chromosome 17, MADL_Memer_1, whole genome shotgun sequence DNA region includes the following protein-coding sequences:
- the LOC123537655 gene encoding uncharacterized protein LOC123537655; the protein is MYLRFKISICLIVPVIVNSVNITSLGSFKVSNAAFVTLYENPNGADPKNKYDFVVSAFSAIPFATDTVQLVKGVGQYMSSVSGIKPEILTTQATWPNEAAGVPDAVFGKRMVIVPYGFILPFKTNGGLKLIDVSSDTPAGPYTITDDSTGQWFYHRVRWHDMDGDGDLDAVTCHAREPIFGSKASELLWLENPNGDVTFPWKTHVLGEGPDIFFEYTTLNSTDGPLNCIVVAQFFTKALSVYWTTDSKGLWSNTSAVKSRVIDATIGAVFEVKLDDVNNDGKVDLLVTNNGNNGSVFVYEIPDDFRTGQFIRHVIGTGYMPISTGNGKGAPGSSFTARVSNDTKPVIILSGDDNGSAYILTAKSQDKTNWDYTQTTVVTTGGETVGQLACADVDGDGKLELFVPSYSTSVVYVYRLDM